GCGCGATGGAAATGCCCACGAAGAGCAGTCCGCACTTCAGCGCGCCCATAGCCACGATGAGATAGGGATAGGCGGTGGTAATGAGGCCGCCGCCCACAAAGGGCGAGACGAACGGCGTGCCCAGGCCGTAGACGGTGCCGGCCTCGGTCTTCATCTCAGGGTCGCAGGTGCGTAGCAGCATCAGACCGATGGCAGCCACGCCGGTGGCCACGCCGAAGCGGGTGATGGCGCACTCAAACCAGTGCTTTTTGTAGAGCCGGGGACTGGTCCACCAAAAGAGCCAAATGATGATCGCAGTGACCAGGGTGCAGGAGATCAGCAACGGCTTCCAGTTCTCCAAAATCACGGGAATGGAGACAGAGGCCACGGCGGCCACGATCAAAAAGTCCATGGTCAGGCTCTGGATGTGCACAAAAATGCCGCGGTCCATCAGTTCGGCCAGCGGAGTCCGCTGGAGCACCATGTTGAGAAGCCATCCGCCGATCATGGCGAAGGGGAACAGGGGAAGGCTGTAGTGGAATACCAGGTCAAAGAGATAGATGATGACCTTGCCGATGAAAATGGCAATACCGATCAGCGCTGCGTGGAAGGCGAAAGTCTCCACCACATTGCCGCTGATGGTGGTGTAAGTAGAGGGTTTCTTTTCGCCGCCGGTGAAGGTTTCCTGACCGGCGTTGAGGGCGCTGCTGTCCTCCAGGACCGTTGTGTATCTGCGCTTGACGCCCATGTTGATGAGGATGATGCCGCCTACAATGGCAATGATCAGACCGATGGTGGCCGTGGTCTGCCCCACGTCTCCGCCGGCGGCCCAGCCCAATTCGGCGTAGACTTCGGTCATGCCGCCGGCAGTGCCGTGTCCGCCTTCAAAGCCGACCTCTACGATGCAGCCGAAAATGGAGTTGGTCCCCCAGAGCGGCGTGAACAAAAGGGCGGTGAGCAGGCAGGTGACGCCCACCTGGACAAAGCTGTAGAGGTATCCCTGAATCACAGAGGGGGCGGAGAGGATCAGGGCGTCTTTGAGGTTGGAGCGCTTGACGCCAAGCTGCATACAGGCAAAGACAATGACGATGAAGGGAGTGGGCATGGCGGAAAGAGAACTGCGCATCTCCGCTGAGAAGAGGCCCAGGACATAGGGCCCAAGGATCAGACCAATGATGCCGGCAATTAATGAAGCTGGGATAAATGCCTTTTTTAGAAAATTGATTTTCAGTCTGAGGACGGTAGCAACGAAGAGAAGAATGCCGATGATTGCGAGGTAGAGAATAAAATTGGTGATGGTTCCACTTGCAATTTTTTCAACTGGTAGCATATTTTTCTCCTTTCTGTGCTGCGTATCGAATACGATGATCGTCCACGTGGCCCGAGCTCTATTTTGAAAATAACACGAAAATATATTTTTGTAAATATATATTTTAGAAAAATATTTTTTATAGAAGAATACAAGAAATATAATTTTACTTCAATTTACGGAAAGAGTATGCTAAAATTGGCTCAACAGAAGAGATCGCGCAAAATATAAGCCGAGGATGACGACTATGCAGAAATTGCTCAGACAGCTCCAGGAGAGTCAATCGGAGTTTTCTCCCGCCCAGAAGGCGGTGGCGGACTATATTGTGTCCCACTATATGGACATCCCGTTCCAGACCATCTCCCAGATCGCCCAGCTCACCGGTACCAGCGAGACGACCATCTCCAAATTCTGCAATGAGCTGGGCTTTTCCGGCTTCAGCGGCTTTAAGCGTCTGGCGGCGGAGTATGTGAACAACGCCCTGCCCATCAACAACCGTTTGGAAAATACGGCGGCCAGCATGGAAGAGGGGGACGCGGTCAGCGAGATCATGCGCTATGATATCGACGACATCCAAGCTACGCTGAAAAATCCTGCGAACCTTGCCAATATCCAGCCCTTTTTGGCCATGGTGGACCAGGCGAGACACGTCTATACCCTTGGCGGCCGGAGCGCCAGCTTTTTTGCCGCCTTTTTTGCCTTCAAGCTGCGCCAGCAGGATGTGAACGTGTCCAACATTGAATTCGGTGTGGGGGACTATGTGGACAAGATGATGATGATCCGCCCCGGGGACCTGGTGATTGCCTTTTCCTTTTCCCGGTACACCAAAAAGGTGGTGGAGATGGTCAGGCGGCTCAAGCAGCGCGGCGTCTCCATCGTTCTGCTGACCAGCGAGGGGCTTTCGCCTGCCTTTGAGTATGCGGACCTGGTTTTCACCTGCCGGACGGTTTCCCGCTCCTATGTGGCGTCCTATACCGCGTGCCTGTCCCTGCTCAACACGCTTTTGATCACCCGGGCGCTGCGTCACAAGGTGCGTATGGAGGAGTATCTGAAGGAACTGGAAAGGAACCTAATGGACTTTGATATGTTCTGCTGAAAAGTCAAGCGCCCGGCGGCATTTTAAATGCCGCCGGGCGTTTAGCCGCTGCCGCAAAGGGGCGTTGATCCCCTTATACAAAAGGCTGAAAAGGAATGGGGATTGACAGAAGGAGGGCCCATCTGATATAGTAAGTATTGGAAGAGCAAAGGCATTTGCGGATCATACCTTTTGATCTGCAGGTGTCTTTTTTTGCCTCAAATCTCTTTTGGAAAGGATGCGGTTTTTATGCGTTGGAAGAATGTTGCAATGGATGTGGCCTGCGAGACGGCGGGCAGCTTTTTGGTGGCGGTGGCGCTCTATAATTTTGCGCTGTACGCCGGATTCCCCTTAAGCGGTTTCTCCGGAATCGCCATGATCCTCTACCGTCTGTTCAATCTGCCCATCGGCCTGACAACCATTGCCTTGAATATCCCAGTGGCCATCGCCTGCTACCGGCTCATCGGGCGGACGTTTATGCTGAAGTCCCTCCG
This window of the Dysosmobacter acutus genome carries:
- a CDS encoding sodium/glutamate symporter, with the protein product MLPVEKIASGTITNFILYLAIIGILLFVATVLRLKINFLKKAFIPASLIAGIIGLILGPYVLGLFSAEMRSSLSAMPTPFIVIVFACMQLGVKRSNLKDALILSAPSVIQGYLYSFVQVGVTCLLTALLFTPLWGTNSIFGCIVEVGFEGGHGTAGGMTEVYAELGWAAGGDVGQTTATIGLIIAIVGGIILINMGVKRRYTTVLEDSSALNAGQETFTGGEKKPSTYTTISGNVVETFAFHAALIGIAIFIGKVIIYLFDLVFHYSLPLFPFAMIGGWLLNMVLQRTPLAELMDRGIFVHIQSLTMDFLIVAAVASVSIPVILENWKPLLISCTLVTAIIIWLFWWTSPRLYKKHWFECAITRFGVATGVAAIGLMLLRTCDPEMKTEAGTVYGLGTPFVSPFVGGGLITTAYPYLIVAMGALKCGLLFVGISIALILLCMLVGLWNRKPVMEQRGNL
- a CDS encoding YitT family protein translates to MRWKNVAMDVACETAGSFLVAVALYNFALYAGFPLSGFSGIAMILYRLFNLPIGLTTIALNIPVAIACYRLIGRTFMLKSLRCMIISSLMIDYVAPLLPVYQGQQMLIAIVTGVLSGIGYALIYMRNAQILHRRV
- a CDS encoding MurR/RpiR family transcriptional regulator produces the protein MQKLLRQLQESQSEFSPAQKAVADYIVSHYMDIPFQTISQIAQLTGTSETTISKFCNELGFSGFSGFKRLAAEYVNNALPINNRLENTAASMEEGDAVSEIMRYDIDDIQATLKNPANLANIQPFLAMVDQARHVYTLGGRSASFFAAFFAFKLRQQDVNVSNIEFGVGDYVDKMMMIRPGDLVIAFSFSRYTKKVVEMVRRLKQRGVSIVLLTSEGLSPAFEYADLVFTCRTVSRSYVASYTACLSLLNTLLITRALRHKVRMEEYLKELERNLMDFDMFC